From the Fulvia fulva chromosome 2, complete sequence genome, one window contains:
- a CDS encoding ADP-ribosylation factor-like protein 3: MYHLFKSLYLHATSKEEYSILLLGLDNAGKTTLLEQIKSLYNDAHQPNLKTVPTVGQNLSVIDLPELYLRVWDVGGQHSLRNLWQSYYSSCHAIVFVIDSTDIGDADIERLSKGNVREDEEGRLDECRMVLEDVLQNEETEGVPILVLANKQDRENCVEVVRIKEGLVRKVFEGEKGQNVRDSRVLPLSALTGTGVKEAVEWLCSRIKWNKEARPPVMR; the protein is encoded by the coding sequence ATGTATCATCTCTTCAAATCCCTCTACCTTCACGCCACCAGCAAAGAGGAGTACTCGATCCTCTTGCTGGGGCTCGACAACGCGGGCAAGACGACATTGCTCGAGCAGATCAAGAGCTTGTACAACGATGCCCACCAGCCCAACCTCAAGACCGTGCCGACAGTAGGTCAAAATCTCAGTGTCATCGATCTACCAGAACTCTACCTGCGGGTCTGGGATGTAGGTGGGCAACACTCTCTGCGCAATCTCTGGCAGTCTTATTACAGCAGTTGTCATGCCATTGTCTTCGTCATTGACAGCACAGATATCGGCGACGCGGATATTGAGAGATTGAGCAAGGGCAACGTGAGAGAGGACGAGGAAGGCCGTCTGGACGAGTGCAGGATGGTGCTGGAGGACGTCCTACAGAACGAAGAAACCGAAGGTGTTCCGATCCTAGTTTTGGCCAACAAGCAGGACCGCGAAAACTGCGTCGAGGTTGTTCGGATCAAGGAGGGCTTGGTGAGGAAGGTCTTCGAGGGTGAGAAGGGGCAGAACGTACGGGACAGCAGAGTGCTGCCACTGAGTGCCTTGACTGGCACTGGCGTAAAAGAGGCCGTTGAATGGTTGTGCAGTAGAATCAAGTGGAACAAGGAAGCGAGGCCACCAGTGATGCGGTGA
- a CDS encoding Hydroxymethylglutaryl-CoA lyase, mitochondrial, with translation MEPCTESREAVRIVEVGPRDGLQNMKKAVSTETKIELISRLRKTGLTSIELTSIVSPKAVPQLSDAQLLLAAQPIQELLRDGNTRHPVLVPNMKGLQIAISQGVHEVAVFVSAREAFSRANINCSVIEGLDRARKVAERAIEAGMSVRGYVSCIFECPFEGTSTEDCVPAVVQELLDMGCYEVSLGDTSGVGTARDVSHLLEVLKAAKIPITTLAGHFHDTYGQATSNAWTAYQHGMRVFDSSVAGLGGCPYCPGAKGNAATEDLVYLFQRAGIETGIDLDALAEVGSWITAELGTANQSRVGEALAGNLKGSKAAGPHSRLALRRPSTVRKHARQASSGGLKIEAVWLGCHLLWRSRHKFAMPLQF, from the coding sequence ATGGAGCCATGTACAGAATCCAGAGAAGCTGTCAGAATCGTCGAAGTTGGGCCTCGAGATGGACTTCAAAACATGAAGAAGGCCGTTTCAACGGAAACGAAGATCGAGCTCATATCAAGACTCCGGAAGACTGGGTTGACCTCCATCGAGCTCACGTCCATCGTGTCACCCAAAGCAGTGCCGCAACTTTCTGATGCTCAACTGCTGCTAGCTGCCCAGCCCATCCAGGAGTTGCTACGTGATGGCAACACTCGGCATCCCGTCCTGGTCCCGAATATGAAAGGCCTGCAGATCGCGATCAGCCAGGGTGTACATGAAGTCGCAGTCTTCGTCAGCGCAAGGGAAGCTTTCAGCCGAGCCAATATCAACTGCTCGGTGATCGAAGGCCTGGACAGGGCACGGAAGGTTGCCGAGCGCGCTATCGAGGCTGGCATGAGTGTTCGTGGATACGTCAGCTGCATTTTTGAATGTCCATTTGAGGGCACATCGACAGAAGACTGCGTTCCCGCTGTTGTTCAGGAATTGCTGGACATGGGCTGCTACGAGGTCAGCCTGGGTGATACCAGCGGGGTCGGAACTGCGAGGGATGTTAGCCATCTTCTAGAAGTTTTGAAGGCAGCCAAAATACCGATCACTACGCTTGCGGGTCACTTTCATGACACTTATGGTCAAGCTACAAGTAACGCCTGGACGGCATATCAACATGGCATGAGAGTCTTTGACAGCAGTGTTGCTGGGCTCGGTGGCTGCCCGTATTGTCCGGGAGCTAAGGGCAACGCTGCGACCGAGGATCTGGTGTACCTCTTTCAAAGAGCTGGCATCGAGACCGGCATTGATCTGGACGCTCTTGCCGAAGTTGGTAGCTGGATCACGGCGGAACTCGGTACTGCCAACCAAAGTCGTGTGGGAGAAGCGCTGGCCGGAAACCTCAAAGGCTCAAAAGCAGCCGGGCCGCATTCCAGACTAGCTTTGAGGCGACCATCTACGGTCAGAAAGCATGCACGACAGGCGTCTAGTGGTGGCTTGAAGATCGAGGCCGTGTGGCTTGGCTGCCATTTGCTCTGGCGGAGCAGACATAAATTTGCAATGCCACTGCAATTCTGA
- a CDS encoding Response regulator mcs4, with protein MRSRRGSFVDTGDQYTEPNDVGEKRARELYQYYRPQKEAKNEVIFLPYPATVLQAHAQLAAYRLDVQRAFVALVDKTSSYFVAEATKTLDLEDNSRSEAMDDGDPREERGQHIPAHLEILDMTKDDRWKDSNFVTSQPYFRYYCGLPLRTDNDIKIGALFLLDTRPRESTSLARLKVLNTIAHNIMVHMRTVKESHEKQRAVHMNMCMADFINPEHRFRSRQLHPPGRSDSRDAHQSAPQSPAQLLDTSPSHHMPNGDYFHEDEESEGNNASQSIAEDAFHTDQHAQAPSSTEDARSNGASAAGVSTHTRSSNKKSTEPADDNEMHDALPNDALPNDAPGAQTARSVPEGDDEAAEEAPNPEDSQTSIQGPFRADAQDSGHDASLPVPVNELRDSNSEQSQVTSPGTDSPRGRMVQRSATETSSVSPPPKKNITEADHQRVFDRAAYLLRQALDLEKAGGGGVVLLDTNALADSTDPAMRRQPSQHDEKGDLSRPPSSDMLTPSGQPTTARQTKTAYSGTIRERVVLAAASIQPSGESPPQNFGRADPTWKVTLSPPELARMCRKHPRGKLFNLPENVGTSLFDWEGCPVTGSLSSKLYELVLLRRQFPDAKQVIFVPMFHAKLNRWTSCLAYTNSRMRIFSYEMDDLPILSFCNSIRAEIVRLATVFADQQKSDFIGSVSHELRSPLHGILASIEFLQDTECDAFQKSCVDTMDACAHTLLDTVAMVLDYSKVNTMKRKKSDDSLSQDSDRQEPKMPTTTSLKSEPLFATDQECDIALITEEVIDGLATGHLARHRTNAGFDEAPQNFNSSIHDSLRPELRRVMNAIRVEVELVLDIQGPSKWTFATQPGAVRRIVMNIFGNALKYTKHGHINVSLRFVSQQGSQHGDQTVKFDQRDKPTNVKLTVTDTGQGISPEHLRTKIFTPFAQENAKSAGTGLGLSIVRNIVNMLQGEIDIKSIVNVGTMVIVTLPMKKANPDKAARAPPPALIAGQPASYLQVKDPSMSALQTLQNPPQVAIYEPAMEHDSFGQSQGAVAVHAALVQYLTGWFGFPTLQTWDFDLPAQVLVVDEIHLPTLLARRPQFLETLSRQSLIILCANVARQAVLAKDIQSTRVEFVSKPFGPFKLARALHRALEKAATTSTKVRNVVLGVDDAGTSALGLANASPDEQKALQPGIVSPLECRPSAASSPAQSPGTPVEEIRRDGFPFTAKQTPPPVSPRPGVHEVDPEASSVGRRQILPSSLKPPPRISCLRANTEITTVPRPLPTPIPEKPASSDDLTLVPGPSSALVPFSIWNTPDTPQTRRPRLLLVDDNRLNLSLLHTFVKKRGFLEGFARTAEDGAQAVQSFEGNDPDIMFMDLSMPVMDGPEATRNIRSIEGLRRTGSDRDKLAAGKNVLAKNKQPALVVAITGNAKSSDQTEAFDAGLDVYMTRPVSFKEVGKLLANWRERAHPE; from the exons ATGCGCTCACGACGAGGCTCATTCGTGGATACTGGTGATCAATACACCGAACCTAACGATGTCGGTGAAAAAAGAGCCCGTGAACTATATCAGTACTACAGGCCTCAGAAAGAAGCCAAGAATGAAGTCATTTTCCTCCCCTACCCGGCCACTGTTCTACAAGCACATGCGCAACTGGCTGCCTACCGCCTTGATGTGCAACGCGCCTTCGTAGCCCTGGTCGACAAAACCAGCTCCTACTTCGTTGCCGAAGCCACGAAGACACTGGATCTCGAAGACAATAGCAGATCTGAAGCAATGGATGATGGC GATCCTCGTGAAGAGAGAGGACAGCATATTCCAGCACATTTGGAAATCCTGGACATGACGAAGGATGATCGCTGGAAAGACAGCAACTTTGTGACTTCTCAACCATACTTCCGCTACTACTGTGGCCTGCCGCTACGCACCGACAACGACATCAAAATTGGAGCTCTCTTTTTGCTCGATACACGGCCGCGCGAATCGACAAGCCTAGCTCGACTCAAAG TACTGAACACCATCGCGCACAACATCATGGTACATATGCGGACTGTCAAAGAGTCGCATGAGAAACAGCGTGCCGTTCATATGAATATGTGCATGGCGGACTTCATCAATCCCGAGCACCGTTTCCGCAGTCGGCAGCTACATCCACCGGGAAGGTCTGACTCGCGGGACGCCCATCAAAGTGCTCCTCAAAGTCCGGCCCAGCTCTTGGATACCTCTCCATCGCATCATATGCCGAATGGGGATTACTTCCACGAGGATGAAGAGTCCGAAGGCAATAATGCTTCGCAGAGCATCGCAGAAGACGCGTTCCATACAGATCAACATGCACAGGCTCCTTCGAGCACAGAGGATGCCAGAAGCAATGGGGCCTCGGCCGCCGGTGTGTCGACACACACACGTAGCAGCAACAAGAAGTCCACTGAGCCTGCCGATGACAACGAGATGCATGACGCTCTTCCTAATGACGCTCTTCCTAATGACGCTCCTGGCGCACAGACTGCTCGGAGTGTACCTGAAGGGGATGATGAGGCTGCGGAGGAAGCACCGAATCCAGAAGATTCGCAGACAAGCATCCAAGGACCTTTTAGAGCCGATGCACAAGACTCTGGACACGATGCATCGCTACCAGTGCCGGTCAACGAGCTGAGGGACTCGAACAGTGAGCAAAGTCAGGTCACGAGTCCAGGTACCGACTCTCCCCGGGGTCGGATGGTGCAGCGATCTGCAACTGAAACATCCTCTGTTAGCCCGCCACCCAAGAAGAATATCACCGAAGCGGATCACCAGCGGGTGTTCGATCGCGCTGCATACTTACTTCGTCAGGCTTTGGACTTAGAGAAAGCCGGCGGAGGCGGTGTTGTTCTGCTTGATACAAACGCTCTCGCGGACAGCACTGATCCAGCGATGAGAAGGCAGCCATCACAACACGACGAGAAGGGCGATTTGTCGAGGCCTCCTTCCTCTGACATGCTCACACCCAGTGGGCAACCCACGACTGCGCGTCAGACCAAGACAGCTTACAGTGGAACGATACGGGAGAGAGTCGTGCTAGCTGCTGCATCGATTCAGCCATCAGGAGAAAGTCCGCCCCAGAATTTCGGACGGGCAGACCCAACTTGGAAAGTCACATTGTCGCCTCCCGAGCTTGCCAGAATGTGCAGAAAGCATCCAAGGGGCAAGCTGTTCAATCTGCCAGAGAACGTCGGCACGTCTCTTTTCGACTGGGAGGGTTGCCCTGTCACGGGGAGTCTCTCGTCTAAGCTCTATGAGTTGGTTCTTCTGCGTCGACAGTTCCCGGATGCCAAGCAGGTGATATTCGTCCCGATGTTCCACGCCAAGCTGAACCGCTGGACGTCTTGTCTCGCTTATACCAACTCACGGATGCGGATATTCTCGTACGAAATGGATGACCTACCAATACTCTCGTTTTGCAATTCGATCAGAGCAGAAATCGTTCGGCTAGCCACTGTCTTTGCTGATCAGCAAAAGAGCGACTTCATCGGATCTGTGTCGCACGAGTTACGAAGCCCCCTTCATGGCATACTCGCGTCCATCGAGTTTCTGCAGGACACCGAGTGCGACGCTTTCCAGAAATCATGTGTGGACACGATGGATGCTTGCGCACACACTCTGCTTGATACAG TCGCAATGGTCCTGGACTACAGCAAAGTCAACACTATGAAGCGCAAAAAATCGGACGATTCATTGTCACAAGACTCTGATCGGCAAGAGCCAAAGATGCCGACCACCACGAGCTTGAAGAGCGAGCCATTGTTCGCGACCGATCAAGAGTGTGATATCGCTTTGATCACTGAGGAGGTCATTGACG GGCTGGCCACCGGTCATCTGGCAAGACATCGTACCAATGCAGGCTTTGATGAAGCCCCACAAAACTTCAATAGCAGCATACATGACAGCCTGCGGCCAGAGTTGCGACGTGTCATGAACGCAATACGTGTTGAGGTCGAGCTAGTGCTAGACATCCAAGGACCTTCGAAGTGGACTTTTGCCACACAACCTGGAGCTGTACGACGCATTGTCATGAACATTTTTGGCAATGCCCTCAAGTATACGAAGCATGGACACATAAACGTCTCCCTTCGCTTCGTCAGCCAACAAGGCTCGCAACATGGGGACCAGACCGTGAAGTTCGACCAGCGAGACAAGCCAACAAACGTAAAGCTCACAGTCACCGACACTGGGCAAGGTATCTCACCAGAACATCTGCGCACGAAGATCTTCACTCCTTTTGCGCAAGAAAATGCCAAGTCCGCTGGTACCGGTCTCGGGCTCAGTATCGTCAGGAACATAGTCAACATGCTCCAGGGTGAGATTGACATCAAGTCGATCGTCAATGTTGGGACCATGGTGATCGTTACATTGC CTATGAAGAAAGCGAACCCCGATAAGGCAGCCCGGGCACCACCACCAGCATTAATTGCAGGACAACCAGCCTCGTATTTACAAGTCAAGGATCCCAGCATGTCGGCTTTACAAACCTTGCAGAATCCGCCACAGGTCGCTATTTACGAGCCCGCAATGGAACATGACAGCTTTGGACAGTCGCAAGGTGCCGTGGCCGTGCATGCGGCGCTTGTCCAGTACTTAACCGGGTGGTTCGGCTTTCCGACTCTGCAAACATGGGACTTCGATCTGCCAGCACAGGTCCTCGTTGTGGACGAAATACACCTGCCGACACTGCTCGCCCGACGACCGCAATTTCTAGAAACTCTGTCTCGGCAAAGTTTGATCATTCTGTGCGCGAATGTCGCTCGTCAGGCTGTATTAGCCAAAGACATTCAGAGTACGAGGGTCGAGTTCGTTTCAAAGCCATTCGGCCCCTTCAAACTGGCAAGAGCTCTGCACAGAGCCCTGGAGAAAGCTGCAACGACGTCCACAAAAGTCAGAAATGTCGTCCTGGGAGTGGATGATGCTGGCACGTCAGCTCTCGGGTTAGCTAATGCTTCACCTGACGAACAGAAAGCACTGCAACCCGGAATCGTCTCACCATTGGAGTGTCGTCCGAGTGCTGCATCAAGCCCAGCACAATCACCTGGGACACCTGTCGAAGAGATCAGACGTGATGGTTTTCCATTCACTGCCAAGCAGACTCCGCCGCCTGTTTCGCCTCGCCCTGGAGTGCACGAGGTAGACCCAGAGGCTAGCTCTGTCGGGCGACGGCAAATTTTGCCCAGCTCGCTAAAACCACCCCCACGAATCTCATGTCTACGCGCAAATACCGAGATCACCACAGTTCCTCGGCCTTTACCAACACCTATCCCGGAGAAACCAGCATCATCCGATGATCTTACGCTGGTCCCCGGGCCGAGCTCAGCGCTTGTTCCTTTCTCTATCTGGAACACACCAGATACACCGCAGACCAGAAGACCTCGCCTACTCCTCGTCGATGACAACAGACTCAATCTGTCTCTCCTTCACACCTTTGTGAAGAAGCGTGGGTTTCTCGAGGGCTTTGCTCGTACAGCAGAGGACGGCGCTCAGGCGGTCCAAAGCTTCGAAGGCAACGACCCCGACATCATGTTCATGGACTTATCCATGCCTGTCATGGATGGACCGGAAGCAACTCGCAACATTCGCAGTATCGAGGGACTGAGGCGCACCGGGAGTGATCGTGATAAACTGGCGGCCGGAAAAAATGTTCTCGCGAAGAATAAGCAACCGGCGCTCGTAGTTGCCATCACCGGCAATGCGAAGAGCAGCGATCAGACTGAGGCGTTCGACGCTGGACTTGACGTGTATATGACGA GACCCGTCAGCTTCAAGGAGGTCGGAAAACTGCTTGCGAATTGGAGGGAGAGGGCACACCCGGAATGA